The DNA sequence ATGGTATAATAAAAACATGATAAAGATAGTTTTTACATTGATAGTAGCTTATTTGATTGGTTCAATCCCTGCTGGGCTTTGGATTGGACAAGTATTTTACAAGAAAAATCTCCGCGAATATGGTAGCGGAAATACAGGAACGACCAATACCTTTCGTGTCCTTGGAAAAAAAGCAGGCATGATCACCTTTATTTTCGACTTTTTTAAAGGAACATTTGCGACTTTACTGCCATTTTTCCTTCATATCAACGGTATTTCTCCTCTCGTTTTTGGACTTTTAGCCGTTCTTGGGCATACCTTCCCCATTTTTGCTGAATTTAAAGGCGGTAAAGCCGTGGCAACCAGTGCAGGTGTCATTCTGGGCTTCTCACCGACTTTCTT is a window from the Streptococcus anginosus subsp. whileyi MAS624 genome containing:
- the plsY gene encoding glycerol-3-phosphate 1-O-acyltransferase PlsY, with product MIKIVFTLIVAYLIGSIPAGLWIGQVFYKKNLREYGSGNTGTTNTFRVLGKKAGMITFIFDFFKGTFATLLPFFLHINGISPLVFGLLAVLGHTFPIFAEFKGGKAVATSAGVILGFSPTFFTYLAVIFFSCLYLTSMISFSSVTAAASAILGVLIFPLFGFLLPRYDVLFTVIVLALALIIIVRHKDNIQRIRMKQENLIPFGLNITKQQPKQK